From a single Sinomonas atrocyanea genomic region:
- a CDS encoding SDR family oxidoreductase: MSEQTASRVAVVTGAGSGIGRAVARRLLADGWRVALAGRREAELHATAGGAEHALVVPCDVTAPADVERLFADTVGAFGRVDVLFNNAGTFGPSGDVGEIDLAGWESTVAVNLTGSFLCAAAAFRAMKAQEPRGGRIINNGSISAHAPRPRSVAYTATKHAITGLTKSIELDGRPWGITCGQIDIGNTRTELVEQLNYTLGVGEGALQADGSRRVEPTFAVEEAAQAVAFMASLPAEASVGSLLITASGMPFVGRG; encoded by the coding sequence ATGAGCGAGCAGACGGCATCCCGGGTGGCCGTGGTCACGGGCGCGGGCAGCGGGATCGGCCGGGCCGTGGCGCGCCGGCTGCTGGCCGACGGCTGGCGCGTGGCCCTCGCGGGGCGCCGCGAGGCCGAGCTGCACGCGACGGCCGGGGGAGCCGAGCACGCCCTCGTGGTGCCCTGCGACGTCACGGCCCCGGCCGACGTCGAGCGGCTCTTCGCGGACACCGTGGGCGCGTTCGGGCGCGTTGACGTGCTGTTCAACAACGCCGGGACGTTCGGCCCCTCCGGAGACGTCGGCGAGATCGACCTTGCCGGATGGGAGTCCACGGTCGCCGTGAACCTCACCGGGAGCTTCCTGTGCGCGGCGGCGGCGTTCCGCGCCATGAAGGCCCAGGAGCCGCGCGGTGGCCGGATCATCAACAACGGCTCGATCTCGGCGCACGCGCCGCGCCCGCGCTCCGTTGCCTATACGGCCACGAAGCACGCCATCACGGGCCTGACCAAGAGCATCGAGCTCGACGGGCGCCCCTGGGGGATCACGTGCGGGCAGATCGACATCGGCAACACGCGCACTGAGCTCGTAGAGCAGCTCAACTACACGCTGGGTGTCGGCGAGGGCGCCCTCCAGGCGGACGGCTCGCGCCGCGTCGAGCCCACCTTCGCCGTCGAGGAGGCCGCACAGGCCGTGGCCTTCATGGCCTCGCTGCCGGCCGAGGCGAGCGTCGGCAGCCTGCTCATCACCGCCTCGGGCATGCCGTTCGTCGGCAGGGGCTAG
- the purD gene encoding phosphoribosylamine--glycine ligase gives MKVLVIGPGGREHAIVRSLLADPAVSEVHAAPGNAGIAQIVPTHPVNANDPDAVTALARALAADLVVVGPEAPLAAGVSDAVRAAGIPVFGPSRAAAQLEASKAFAKQVMAEAGVPTAMARVAVNPGEAADALDAFGAPYVVKDDGLAAGKGVVVTDDRSAALAHAQSCFEAGGTVVIEEYLDGPEVSLFVLSDGHTAVPLAPAQDFKRIFDGDEGPNTGGMGAYSPLEWAPAGLVEEVVERVAQPTIDEMAKRGTPFVGVLYCGLALTSRGTRVIEFNARFGDPETQAVLARLRTPLGGLLLAAATGQLGTAGDLRWAPEAAVAVVLASENYPGTPRTGDRIRGLKKAEKLEGVHVLHAGTALDADGKVISAGGRVLAVVALGEGLEQARERAYEGMALIRLEGGQYRRDIAAKAARGQISVPRVRNGAGTGAER, from the coding sequence GTGAAGGTTCTCGTGATCGGCCCCGGCGGCCGCGAACACGCCATCGTCCGCTCCCTCCTCGCCGATCCGGCCGTCTCCGAGGTGCACGCCGCGCCCGGCAACGCCGGCATCGCCCAGATCGTCCCGACGCATCCCGTCAACGCCAACGACCCGGACGCCGTCACGGCACTCGCGCGGGCCCTCGCGGCAGACCTCGTGGTGGTCGGCCCGGAGGCGCCGCTCGCCGCCGGAGTCTCCGACGCGGTCCGCGCGGCCGGGATCCCCGTGTTCGGGCCCAGCCGGGCAGCCGCCCAGCTCGAGGCGTCCAAGGCCTTCGCCAAGCAGGTCATGGCCGAGGCCGGGGTCCCCACAGCGATGGCCCGCGTGGCCGTCAACCCCGGCGAGGCCGCAGACGCGCTCGACGCGTTCGGGGCCCCCTACGTGGTCAAGGACGACGGGCTCGCCGCCGGGAAGGGCGTGGTCGTCACCGACGACCGCAGCGCAGCGCTCGCCCACGCCCAGTCCTGCTTCGAGGCCGGCGGCACCGTGGTCATCGAGGAGTACCTCGACGGCCCCGAGGTCTCCCTCTTCGTCCTCTCGGACGGCCACACAGCCGTCCCGCTCGCCCCCGCCCAGGACTTCAAGCGCATCTTCGACGGCGACGAGGGCCCCAATACCGGGGGCATGGGCGCCTACAGCCCCCTCGAATGGGCCCCCGCCGGGCTCGTCGAGGAGGTGGTCGAGCGCGTGGCCCAGCCGACCATCGACGAGATGGCCAAGCGCGGCACACCGTTCGTCGGTGTCCTCTACTGCGGCCTGGCGCTCACCTCCCGCGGCACGCGCGTCATCGAGTTCAACGCCCGGTTCGGCGACCCCGAGACGCAGGCGGTGCTCGCCCGGCTCCGCACGCCTCTCGGCGGCCTGCTCCTGGCCGCCGCCACGGGCCAGCTCGGGACCGCTGGCGACCTGCGGTGGGCGCCCGAGGCCGCGGTCGCCGTCGTCCTCGCGTCGGAGAACTACCCCGGGACCCCGCGCACCGGCGACCGCATCCGCGGGCTGAAGAAGGCAGAGAAGCTCGAGGGCGTCCACGTCCTGCACGCCGGGACCGCGCTCGACGCGGACGGCAAGGTGATCTCCGCCGGCGGGCGGGTGCTCGCCGTCGTCGCCCTCGGCGAGGGGCTCGAGCAGGCACGCGAGCGGGCCTACGAGGGCATGGCCCTCATCAGGCTCGAGGGCGGACAGTACCGCCGCGACATCGCGGCCAAGGCAGCACGCGGGCAGATCAGCGTGCCCAGGGTGCGCAACGGCGCAGGGACGGGAGCAGAGCGATGA
- a CDS encoding asparaginase: MPHATFTADDAVELAVVERSGFIESRHLGSAVVLAGDGSVVTELGDIRTPVLARSTLKPFQALASMQAGVPLRGTQVALACASHTGSLDHMDVVEGMLHAAGLGEADLGCPAEWPADENARAWLIRSGQGRRKLAYNCSGKHAAFLWACVQNGWDRRSYLEPNHPLQQRVRATIEEYAEEPIAHLGIDGCGAPVAALSLRGLAQAYSRLARSPGDHGANARAATIATSMLDYPWAVQGHDKENTIVMEELGILAKVGAEGLLVLATPQGATAAVKILDGNVRATTLVGLTMLAAADAVDVPEVARVLERVVDPVLGGGRQVGRIRLGRAVSALLD, translated from the coding sequence ATGCCCCACGCAACCTTCACCGCGGACGACGCCGTCGAGCTCGCCGTGGTCGAGCGCAGCGGCTTCATCGAGTCCCGCCACCTCGGCTCGGCCGTGGTGCTGGCCGGTGACGGTTCCGTGGTCACCGAGCTCGGGGACATCCGCACGCCCGTGCTCGCCCGCTCCACGCTCAAGCCGTTCCAGGCCCTCGCCTCCATGCAGGCCGGCGTGCCACTGCGGGGAACGCAGGTTGCCCTCGCGTGCGCGTCCCACACCGGCTCGCTGGACCACATGGACGTGGTCGAGGGGATGCTCCACGCGGCGGGCCTGGGCGAGGCGGACCTGGGCTGCCCGGCCGAATGGCCGGCGGACGAGAACGCCCGCGCATGGCTCATCCGCTCCGGGCAGGGCCGGCGGAAGCTCGCGTACAACTGCTCGGGCAAGCACGCGGCCTTCCTGTGGGCGTGCGTGCAGAACGGATGGGACCGGCGCAGCTACCTCGAACCCAACCACCCGCTGCAGCAGCGGGTCCGGGCCACGATCGAGGAGTATGCCGAGGAGCCGATCGCGCACCTCGGGATCGACGGCTGCGGCGCCCCGGTCGCCGCGCTGTCCCTGCGCGGCCTCGCCCAGGCCTACTCGCGCCTCGCCAGGTCCCCCGGGGACCACGGCGCCAACGCGCGCGCCGCGACGATTGCGACGTCGATGCTCGACTACCCGTGGGCGGTCCAGGGCCACGACAAGGAGAACACGATCGTCATGGAGGAGCTGGGGATCCTCGCCAAGGTCGGCGCCGAAGGGCTCCTCGTGCTCGCCACCCCGCAGGGCGCCACGGCGGCCGTGAAGATCCTGGACGGCAACGTCCGCGCCACGACCCTCGTGGGCCTGACAATGCTCGCCGCGGCCGATGCCGTGGACGTGCCGGAGGTGGCCCGCGTCCTCGAGCGGGTCGTCGATCCGGTCCTGGGCGGCGGCCGGCAGGTCGGCCGCATCCGGCTGGGGCGCGCCGTCTCGGCGCTGCTGGACTGA
- a CDS encoding sterol carrier family protein — MAVRRRIAHDAGRAAVAAWLAARSGPDGTVGDTSGEVPAGGAQAGVVRPAVDRQTTATAVRYLLEELAERAPGNSVEVRVPPFGVAQCVEGPRHTRGTPPNVVETDAETWLALATGTLAWPGAVASGRLTASGIRTDLSEFLPLA, encoded by the coding sequence ATGGCTGTCCGCCGCAGGATCGCGCACGACGCCGGCCGCGCCGCCGTCGCGGCCTGGCTCGCCGCCCGCAGTGGCCCGGACGGCACGGTCGGCGACACCTCCGGTGAGGTGCCGGCGGGCGGCGCCCAGGCCGGCGTCGTGCGCCCCGCGGTGGACCGGCAGACCACCGCCACCGCCGTGCGCTACCTGCTGGAGGAACTCGCGGAGCGCGCGCCGGGCAACTCGGTCGAGGTGCGCGTGCCGCCCTTCGGGGTGGCGCAGTGCGTCGAGGGCCCCCGGCACACCCGCGGGACGCCCCCGAACGTCGTAGAGACGGACGCCGAGACGTGGCTCGCCCTCGCCACCGGCACCCTCGCGTGGCCCGGGGCCGTGGCCTCGGGCCGGCTGACCGCCTCCGGCATCAGGACCGACCTGAGCGAGTTCCTGCCGCTCGCGTAG
- a CDS encoding phosphoribosylaminoimidazolesuccinocarboxamide synthase — MSIDKPGFSTEVLELPGWRHIYSGKVRDLYEPVDGPADQVLVVASDRISAYDHVLASTIPDKGRILTQLSLWWFEQLNVPNHVVASTVDDGVPAEVAGRAMVCRRLEMYPVECIARGYLTGSGLAEYRESGTVCAIPLPEGLVDGSRLPEAVFTPSAKAEFGEHDVNITYEDVTGMVGDEAAAQLRDLTLEIYREAERIARERGIILADTKVEFGVDPTTGYITLGDEVLTPDSSRFWDAATWEPGRAQPSFDKQFVRDWLTSAESGWDRTSGQEPPALPEEVVKRTRDRYVEAYERLTGRTFS; from the coding sequence ATGAGCATCGACAAGCCGGGGTTCTCCACCGAGGTCCTGGAGCTGCCGGGCTGGCGGCACATCTACTCGGGCAAGGTCCGCGACCTCTACGAGCCCGTCGACGGCCCGGCGGACCAGGTGCTCGTGGTCGCCAGCGACCGCATCTCCGCCTACGACCACGTCCTCGCGAGCACGATCCCGGATAAGGGCCGGATCCTCACCCAGCTGAGCCTGTGGTGGTTCGAGCAGCTCAACGTGCCCAACCACGTGGTGGCCTCCACGGTCGACGACGGTGTCCCCGCCGAGGTCGCGGGGCGCGCCATGGTCTGCCGCAGGCTCGAGATGTACCCCGTGGAGTGCATCGCCCGCGGCTACCTCACCGGGTCCGGCCTGGCCGAGTACCGCGAATCCGGAACGGTGTGCGCGATCCCGCTGCCCGAGGGGCTGGTGGACGGCTCGCGCCTGCCCGAGGCGGTCTTCACCCCCTCCGCGAAGGCGGAGTTCGGCGAGCACGATGTGAACATCACCTACGAGGACGTCACCGGAATGGTGGGGGACGAGGCCGCGGCGCAGCTGCGCGACCTCACGCTCGAGATCTACCGCGAGGCGGAGCGGATCGCCCGCGAGCGGGGGATCATCCTCGCGGACACCAAGGTCGAGTTCGGCGTGGATCCGACCACCGGCTACATCACCCTCGGCGACGAGGTGCTCACCCCGGACTCCTCGCGCTTCTGGGACGCGGCCACCTGGGAGCCGGGGCGCGCACAGCCCTCGTTCGACAAGCAGTTCGTCCGCGACTGGCTCACGTCCGCAGAGTCCGGCTGGGACCGCACTTCCGGGCAGGAGCCGCCGGCCCTGCCCGAGGAGGTCGTCAAGCGGACCCGGGACCGCTACGTCGAGGCCTACGAGCGGCTCACCGGGCGCACCTTCAGCTGA